The Vicugna pacos chromosome 5, VicPac4, whole genome shotgun sequence genome includes the window CCTGCAGATTTCCCACGAGAAGCCCCCAGACCCAGCAGCTGCTGCCCcggccagggaggaggcaggcccCTGGTCAGTGTCACCGGGCGGGGCGCAGCGGCCGCACAGCGAGCGGGGCCCCCAGGTCAGCCCCACCACCCAAGGATACGACAGATGCTCTGACAAGGGGACACAGCCAGACGCCGGTGCGGGGGCCACGGCTCTCTGTGGGGCCACCTTCAAACTGGTGCGGAAGAGCAAGACGCAGGAGAGTGTGCCCGGGGCTGGCAGGGCAGCCGCGGCTGCGGGGCAGCTGGTGGGCAGCGCGAGCTTCCCAGGGCCCGCCAGCAGCCAGCGCATGATTGACTACCGCCACTTCGTGCCCCAGATGCCCTTTGTGCCCGCCGTGGCCAAGAGCATCCCAAGGAAGAGGATTTCCCTGAAACGACCCAAGAAGTGCTTTCGGAACCTATTCCACATTCGCAGAAACAAACCTGAGAACTTGGCCTCGCTGGCCACCACGGGGAAGAGCCTGTCCTCCCCTGAGAGCCCATCAGAAGATGGAGGGCAGCGAGGCAAAGCCTCCTTCCCCTTGGGCGAGGGGCTGGGGCCGGACGGCCTGTGCCAGGACCTGTCTGACAGCGAGTTCCTGCCCGAGTCCTCCTTGGACCTCTGCAGGGCTCTATGTGAGGACGTGGCCTCACTCAAGAGCTTCGACTCGCTCACTGGGTGTGGGGAGATCTTTGCAGACGAGAGCTCAGTGCCATCCCTGGAGCTGAATGAGGGCCTAGGGAGCCCAGCCCGGGCACCGCAGGCCCCCGAGAGCAGGGCTCCCAGGGGCCCCTGCCAGGGCAGCGCGGAGCAGCTGGCGTCGCCGGCCCAGAACGAGACGGCCGACCTCGCCAGGTTCTGGGACCGCGTGAATCATTCGGTGAGGCAGCAGCAACGCGCCCTGCTAGGCCCCCGGGGGGCTCCCACAGACCAGCCCAGGCCAGATGCGGCCGGGCTCGCCGAGCTGCCCCTGCGCCCATGCAGGGACCCCCTCAGCGACTCTAAAGCCAGCCCCGTGGACACAGGCACCCCCAGGAGCGAGCGGCCGGGATCGGCGTCCACGAGCGACGAGGGCTACTATGACTCCTTCTCAGCGGGCCTGGAGGAGGACAGGAAGGAGGCCCCCAGCCCgggcgcgcccgccgccgccttcCCCCGGGACAGCTGCAGCGGCGACGCCCTCTACGAGCTCTTCTACGACCCCGCCGCGGGCCCGGCGGGCCCGAGCCCGGATGACGACCTGTGCGTGTCCGAGAGTCTGTCGGGCCCGGCGCTGGGAGCCCCCCTGTCCATGTGCAGCTTCCACGTGGGGGCGGAGGAGAACCTGGCCCCGGCCCCGGGCCCCGACCTGCTCAGCCAGAGCTTCTTGCAGAGCTCCTGGAGGGGCAAGGAGTGCCTGCTGAAGCTCTGCGACACCGAGCTGGCCATCACCATGGGCATCATCAACTGGCTCCGCCGGGGTCCGGAGCTCCGCGCCTCGCCTGCCTCGGCCCCCGGGGAGCCAGCGCAGACGCCCGCAGCCGCCCCTGAGAAGGGGGGCCTCGGCCCAGTGAAGCTGGAGGGCAGAGGGCCCCGGGCCTTAGATGCAGGGAGGACCACCGTGAGCTCAGCCCCGAGCACGCGGGAGCTGTGGGCGTGTTCGGGTCCCGAGGGCCCGCTTGGAGTGAGCGAGGTCTTAGCGCGGGCCGAGCAGGGGGCCAGCTCTCCATCCAGGGACCCCTCTCTGGAGTGCGTGCGGATCTCTGGGGGAGAAGGGACACAAGGCCGCCCTGGAGGCTCATTCTCCTCGGTGGGGTCGGCAGCCTCCGTGACAACAAGCATCTCCAGCAGAAGCA containing:
- the AMER3 gene encoding LOW QUALITY PROTEIN: APC membrane recruitment protein 3 (The sequence of the model RefSeq protein was modified relative to this genomic sequence to represent the inferred CDS: inserted 2 bases in 1 codon; substituted 2 bases at 2 genomic stop codons); the protein is MELKRGKTFIKSSLQISHEKPPDPAAAAPAREEAGPWSVSPGGAQRPHSERGPQVSPTTQGYDRCSDKGTQPDAGAGATALCGATFKLVRKSKTQESVPGAGRAAAAAGQLVGSASFPGPASSQRMIDYRHFVPQMPFVPAVAKSIPRKRISLKRPKKCFRNLFHIRRNKPENLASLATTGKSLSSPESPSEDGGQRGKASFPLGEGLGPDGLCQDLSDSEFLPESSLDLCRALCEDVASLKSFDSLTGCGEIFADESSVPSLELNEGLGSPARAPQAPESRAPRGPCQGSAEQLASPAQNETADLARFWDRVNHSVRQQQRALLGPRGAPTDQPRPDAAGLAELPLRPCRDPLSDSKASPVDTGTPRSERPGSASTSDEGYYDSFSAGLEEDRKEAPSPGAPAAAFPRDSCSGDALYELFYDPAAGPAGPSPDDDLCVSESLSGPALGAPLSMCSFHVGAEENLAPAPGPDLLSQSFLQSSWRGKECLLKLCDTELAITMGIINWLRRGPELRASPASAPGEPAQTPAAAPEKGGLGPVKLEGRGPRALDAGRTTVSSAPSTRELWACSGPEGPLGVSEVLARAEQGASSPSRDPSLECVRISGGEGTQGRPGGSFSSVGSAASVTTSISSRSKVPDPSAWPGSQEPRPPGNLGCFQGPWRPGLGGNSLDSELTLTGCVAQMAALQIHPDCQPPAAQPLRQNTGSGLCGQPQASGPDILQQEHPNSFPSVAAICGLPSLAGPLDQRCPAHILDLSQLKVEPARPDAQARASAEDQPLQAAHRGQLDSXPPLCPAAGXASXGSPVRNSGPHFHSPQEGSPSASAPESLCSFLALMPDGLLCNQLEEGAPGPALLSPTFTTGLCLCGHIQESLRPKSPPSAPDVRTVLGGGQWQD